TGCGGCCAAGGCGGTGAATTTCGGGATCCTCTACGGCCAAAGCCCGTTCGGCCTCGCCAAGTCGTTGGGGATTTCCCAGGCCGACGCCGCGACGTTCATCGCTGCCTACTTCTGCACGTTCGCCGGCGCGGCGACGTTCATCGACGACGTCCTCGACCGCTGCCGCGCCGAGGGGCGGGTGGCGACGATCCTCGGCCGCCACCGCGCCATCGCCGGCGTCCGGGAGCGGAGCCGACGGCGGACGGCCAGCGGCGCGCCGAGCCTGACGCTTCCCGAGCGGACGGCGGTCAACACCGTCGTCCAGGGCTCGGCCGCCGACCTCATCAAGGTGGCGATGCTCCGCGTCGTCCGCCGGCTCGAGACGGAGCGGCTCGAGGCGCGGCTCGTCCTCCAGATCCACGACGAGTTGCTCGTCGAGACACCCGGCGCCGAGGTGGCAGGCGTGTCGGCGCTCCTCGCCGAGGAGATGCGCGGCGCGATGACGCTCTCGGTCCCGCTGGCAGTGTCGGTGCACTCCGGCTCGACCTGGGCGGAGTGCGAGAAGGGCTGACGGGGAAGGAGGGGGCGATGGCGGTGGTGGGCCTGACGGGCCGGATCGGTGCCGGCAAGTCGACCGTGGCCGCGATCTTCGCCCGGCACGGTGCCGTGGTGATCGACGCCGACGTCCACGCCCACGCCGTCCTCGACGAACCGGAGGTCCGGCGAGCGCTGGCGACGAGGTTCGGCCCCGCCGTGATCAACGCCGACGGCAGCGTGCACCGGGCGGCCCTCGCGCGGTGCGTGTTCGGCCCCGGACCGGACCACGCCCGGGCTCTGGCGGACCTCGAGGCGCTGGTTCATCCGCGGGTGCGGAAGCGGATGGCGGCGGCGCTCGCCGCGGCCCTCGGCGGCGGCGACGCCGGATCGCCCCCGGTGGTGGTCCTCGACGTGCCGCTGCTGGCCGGCTCGGGGCTGGAGGCACGGTGCGATCTGGTGGTGGTCGTGGAGTGCGACAGCGCGGTCCGCCGGCGGCGGCTGATCGACAGGGGCCTGACCTCCTCCCAGATCACCGCCCGCGATGCGGCCGGGGAGCGGTCGGCGCGCCGAGCCGGCGAAGCGCCCTGGCCGTTGGAACGGACGCGGGTCGTGGATACCTCCGGCGAACTGCCTTATACTGCGGATCAAGTCGAGCGCATCTGGGGGGACTTGCACCGCACGGCTGCACGTCCCCCGTGCCGAGATGGCCCGTCGCCGGATACGGCTCCGTCGCCGTGATCCCGGTGCAGCGCCGCTCCCCGGCGTGCGCGGCCCCCCTCCTCGTCCCCGTTCCTCACCGGCACCCCACGCCGGCGTTCCATCCCCTCTCTCCCCTTTCGGCTGCGGACGCCGTCCGCTCCGGGATCAGGGTCCCGCCGCCCCGTTCCGAGGTGCCCCGTGGCCACCACCGACCCCGACCACGTGCCCGCCGGGCACGACGACGAGCCGATGTCGTTGGCCGAGGAGATCGCCGCCGAGGTCCGTGCGGCGGAGGCCGCCGACGGCGAGGTGTCGGTCACGGCGCATTACGAGGCGCTGAAGAAGGGCGATACGCACATCGGCGCGCTGCAGCGGATGAGCATGGCCGAGCTCGTCGACCTGGCCCGGCGCGAGCAGGTCGGCGACGTCGCCGGGGTCCCCAAGCACGAGCTCGTGTTCCGGATCCTGAAGGAGCGCGTCAAGCTCAACGGGCTGATGTTCGGAGAGGGGACGCTCGAGATCCTGCCCGACGGCTTCGGCTTCCTCCGCAGCCCCGACTACCACTACCTCTCCTGCCCCGACGATATTTACGTGTCGCCGAGCCAGATCCGCCGGTTCGGCCTCCGCAACGGGCTCAGCGTCGCCGGCCAGATCCGGCCGCCGAAGGAGAGCGAGCGCTACTTCGCCCTCCTCCGGGTCGAGGCGATCAACGGCGAGGACCCGGCGAAGCTCGCGACCCGCGTGTTTTTCGACGACCTCACCCCCCTCCATCCCGACCGTCGGATCGTGATGGAGACGACCACCGACGAGGTGGCGACCCGAGTCGTCGATCTGATCGTGCCGATCGGATTCGGGCAGCGCGGCCTGATCGTCAGCCCGCCGCGCGCGGGGAAGACGATCCTCCTCCAGAAGATGGCCAAGGCGGTCCTCGCCAACTATCCCGACGCGTCCGTGTTCATGCTCCTCATCGACGAACGCCCCGAGGAGGTCACCGACATGGAGCGGCAGGTGGAGGGGCCGTCCTGCGAGGTGATCAGTTCGACGTTCGACGAGAACGCCGCCCGCCATATCCAGGTCGCGGAGATGGTGATCGAGAAGGCCAAACGCCTCGTGGAGTACGGTCGCGATGTGGTGATCTTCCTCGACTCGATCACGCGCCTCGCGCGGGCGTGGAACTCGGAGGTCCCCAACTCCGGAAAGATCCTCTCCGGCGGCGTCGACGCCAACGCCCTCCAGCGGCCGAAGCGGTTTTTCGGCAGCGCCCGCAAGGTCGAGGAGGGGGGCTCGCTGACGATCATCGCCACGGCGCTGGTCGACACCGGCAGCCGAATGGACGAGGTGATCTTCGAGGAGTTCAAGGGCACTGGCAACCAGGAGATCGTCCTCGACCGTCGTCTGGTCGACAAACGGATCTGGCCGGCGATCGACATTGCCCGCTCGGGCACGCGGCGCGAGGAGATGTTGCTGGCCCCGGACGAATACCGGCGGATCTGTGTGCTCCGCCGCGTTCTCGGCGAGATGAACCCGACCGACGCGATGGAGCTGCTCGTCAACCGGCTGGCGAAGACGAAGTCCAACGCCGAGTTTCTCCAGGGGCTGAAGTCGTGACGTATCGCGCAT
This is a stretch of genomic DNA from Planctomycetota bacterium. It encodes these proteins:
- the coaE gene encoding dephospho-CoA kinase, which translates into the protein MAVVGLTGRIGAGKSTVAAIFARHGAVVIDADVHAHAVLDEPEVRRALATRFGPAVINADGSVHRAALARCVFGPGPDHARALADLEALVHPRVRKRMAAALAAALGGGDAGSPPVVVLDVPLLAGSGLEARCDLVVVVECDSAVRRRRLIDRGLTSSQITARDAAGERSARRAGEAPWPLERTRVVDTSGELPYTADQVERIWGDLHRTAARPPCRDGPSPDTAPSP
- the rho gene encoding transcription termination factor Rho — its product is MSLAEEIAAEVRAAEAADGEVSVTAHYEALKKGDTHIGALQRMSMAELVDLARREQVGDVAGVPKHELVFRILKERVKLNGLMFGEGTLEILPDGFGFLRSPDYHYLSCPDDIYVSPSQIRRFGLRNGLSVAGQIRPPKESERYFALLRVEAINGEDPAKLATRVFFDDLTPLHPDRRIVMETTTDEVATRVVDLIVPIGFGQRGLIVSPPRAGKTILLQKMAKAVLANYPDASVFMLLIDERPEEVTDMERQVEGPSCEVISSTFDENAARHIQVAEMVIEKAKRLVEYGRDVVIFLDSITRLARAWNSEVPNSGKILSGGVDANALQRPKRFFGSARKVEEGGSLTIIATALVDTGSRMDEVIFEEFKGTGNQEIVLDRRLVDKRIWPAIDIARSGTRREEMLLAPDEYRRICVLRRVLGEMNPTDAMELLVNRLAKTKSNAEFLQGLKS